A genomic segment from Zygotorulaspora mrakii chromosome 1, complete sequence encodes:
- the SOF1 gene encoding rRNA-processing protein SOF1 (similar to Saccharomyces cerevisiae SOF1 (YLL011W); ancestral locus Anc_5.201), whose amino-acid sequence MKIKTINRSADDYVPVKNSQESQLPRNLNPELHPFERAREYTKALNATKLERLFAKPFVGQMGNGHRDGVYTIAKDYYDLNKIASGSGDGVIKYWNMSKREELCSFKAHYGMISGLCVSPQKLASNKNQHYMLSCGDDKTVKLWSVNSEDFANIKDDESLNTADGLLKTFYGEHAFQGLDHHRSNSNFVTGGAEIQLWDSTRSKPLSNLSWGADNVTSVKFNQNETDILASTGSDNSIVLYDLRINSPTQKIVQRLRTNAICWNPMEAFNFVIANEDHNAYYYDMRNMSRALNVFKDHVSAVMDVDFSPTGDEIVTGSYDKTIRIFKTDQGHSREIYHTKRMQHVFQVKYTMDSKYIVSGSDDSNVRVWRSKAWERSNVKTTKEKNKLEYDDKLKERFKYMPEIRRIARHRHVPKVIKKAQEIKGTELASIKRREDNERRTKKDAQFVSERKKQIVGEVFKYEGKPENDQKDTE is encoded by the coding sequence ATGAAGATAAAGACGATAAATAGAAGTGCTGACGATTACGTTCcagtgaaaaattctcaaGAATCCCAACTACCTCGTAATCTTAACCCTGAGCTTCATCCTTTTGAAAGGGCTCGTGAATATACTAAAGCTCTGAATGCAACGAAATTAGAAAGGCTGTTTGCCAAACCGTTCGTTGGCCAGATGGGCAATGGTCATCGTGATGGTGTATATACCATTGCTAAAGACTATTACGATTTAAACAAGATTGCAAGTGGCTCAGGTGATGGTGTTATCAAATACTGGAATATGTCAAAGAGAGAGGAGCTTTGTTCATTTAAAGCTCACTATGGTATGATCTCTGGTCTCTGCGTCAGTCCTCAAAAGTTAGCTTCTAATAAAAATCAGCATTATATGCTATCGTGTGGTGATGATAAAACTGTCAAGCTTTGGTCTGTTAACAGCGAAGATTTCGCTAACATAAAAGATGACGAATCTCTGAACACGGCAGATGGGCTTTTGAAAACGTTTTATGGTGAGCACGCTTTTCAGGGTCTTGACCATCATAGATCAAACTCTAATTTCGTGACAGGTGGTGCTGAAATTCAACTTTGGGACTCAACCAGATCAAAGCCGCTGTCAAATCTGTCATGGGGGGCCGACAACGTTACTAGCGTCAAATTTAATCAGAATGAAACAGATATACTGGCAAGTACAGGTAGTGATAACTCGATTGTTCTATATGATTTGAGAATAAACTCACCCACCCAAAAGATTGTGCAAAGATTAAGAACTAATGCGATATGTTGGAATCCAATGGAAGCATTTAACTTTGTAATAGCAAATGAAGATCATAACGCATATTACTACGATATGAGGAACATGTCGAGAGCACTAAACGTCTTCAAAGATCATGTCAGTGCTGTGATGGATGTAGATTTCTCTCCAACAGGTGATGAGATTGTCACCGGTTCATATGACAAAACAATaagaatattcaaaacAGACCAAGGTCACTCTCGTGAAATCTACCACACCAAAAGGATGCAACATGTGTTCCAAGTCAAGTATACTATGGACAGTAAATATATTGTAAGTGGTTCGGACGATTCAAATGTAAGAGTATGGAGAAGTAAGGCATGGGAGAGATCTAATGTCAAGACAAcgaaagagaaaaacaaattagAATATGACgataaattgaaagaaagatttAAGTATATGCCCGAAATCAGAAGAATCGCGAGACACAGGCATGTTCCAAAGGTTATTAAAAAAGCTCAAGAAATCAAGGGTACAGAACTGGCATCTATAAAGAGAAGAGAGGACAACGAGAGGAGGACAAAGAAAGATGCACAATTTGTGTCTGAAAgaaagaaacaaattgtTGGAGAAGTATTCAAATATGAAGGCAAACCAGAAAACGATCAAAAGGACACTGAATAA
- the EMC6 gene encoding Emc6p (similar to Saccharomyces cerevisiae YLL014W; ancestral locus Anc_5.195): MAIKDYGELLDSENIIRNKKKLEKLQDSTSLVIGLGAGILQFESLQGFYMFIGSYILIGVLFSIWVCQCKPSQFFQSPVQEIFFQSFFRELTGFVMSWTFSYALIG; the protein is encoded by the coding sequence ATGGCAATTAAGGACTATGGTGAACTCCTGGATAGTGAGAATATCATCAggaataaaaaaaaactcgAAAAACTCCAGGATTCTACATCACTGGTGATCGGCCTAGGTGCAGGAATTTTACAGTTTGAATCCCTTCAAGGGTTTTACATGTTTATTGGTAGTTATATTTTGATTGGAGTTTTGTTTAGTATATGGGTATGTCAATGCAAACCAagtcaatttttccaaagtcCAGTACAAGAGATATTTTTCCAATCATTCTTTAGAGAGTTGACAGGGTTTGTAATGTCATGGACATTTTCGTATGCTTTAATAGGATAA
- the IRC25 gene encoding Irc25p (similar to Saccharomyces cerevisiae YLR021W; ancestral locus Anc_5.199): protein MFFREASSKFPNDPDNNELDILAVHFSNEIAVQIRFNGELDSTYEISVKGLNGIGKRFLAGHSIMGDDDEDDISFVGDMANYQIATKLGNSNDTKLHVVCTQIAELYHQIILPRNVDGMGASNEDGITSRKILVTLSSKIWRDNNIGKDFDKLIYILQNIKKMYNI, encoded by the coding sequence ATGTTTTTTCGGGAGGCGAGTTCAAAGTTTCCCAATGATCCCGATAATAATGAACTAGACATTCTTGCCGTACATTTTAGCAACGAAATAGCTGTGCAAATCCGTTTTAATGGAGAATTAGATTCAACATACGAGATATCTGTAAAAGGCCTCAACGGTATAGGAAAGAGATTTCTTGCTGGTCATAGCATCATGggcgatgatgatgaagatgatatttCGTTTGTGGGTGATATGGCTAACTACCAAATAGCTACAAAACTAGGCAATAGTAACGATACAAAACTACATGTTGTGTGCACACAGATAGCAGAATTATATCACCAAATAATACTTCCAAGGAATGTTGATGGAATGGGAGCATCTAATGAAGATGGAATTACGTCACGTAAAATATTAGTGACATTAAGTAGTAAGATTTGGAGAGACAATAATATAGGCaaagattttgataaacttatttatattttacaaaacataaaaaaaatgtataaTATATGA
- the SDO1 gene encoding guanine nucleotide exchange factor SDO1 (similar to Saccharomyces cerevisiae SDO1 (YLR022C); ancestral locus Anc_5.198), giving the protein MPINQPSGQIKLTNVSLVRLKKAKKRFEIACYQNKVQDFRKGVEKDLDEVLQIHQVFTNVSKGLVAPKDDLQKCFGTTELDPIIEEIMKKGEIQLSEKERQLMINKINNELLTIVSAKCINPKSKKRYPPTMIHKALNELKFSPVLNKSTKIQALDAIKLLVSKQIIPIVRAKMRVKISLNVAEIETIDKIKILINDNSPQNNGEINWIFNGLIDPVTYRDLVNLCDGKGTIQVLDMAVIDDSN; this is encoded by the coding sequence ATGCCAATTAATCAGCCTTCTGGTCAAATTAAACTAACAAATGTTTCTTTGGTTAGGTTGAAGAAggcaaagaaaagattcGAAATAGCCTGCTATCAAAATAAAGTTCAGGATTTTCGGAAAGGTGTCGAAAAGGATTTAGATGAGGTCCTACAAATTCACCAAGTTTTCACAAATGTTTCGAAAGGTTTAGTCGCTCCCAAAGATGATCTACAAAAATGTTTTGGTACTACAGAACTAGATCCTATTATTGAAGAGattatgaaaaaaggtgaaaTTCAGctatctgaaaaagaaagacaGCTAATGATAAATAAAATTAATAATGAATTGCTCACTATTGTAAGCGCAAAATGTATAAATCCAAAGTCTAAGAAAAGATATCCACCAACAATGATTCATAAAGCCttgaatgaattgaaatttaGTCCAGTTCTTAACAAATCTACCAAGATTCAGGCACTGGATGCGATCAAATTATTGGTATCCAAGCAAATTATACCTATAGTTAGAGCAAAGATGAGAGTTAAAATTTCACTCAATGTTGCAGAAATAGAAACAATCGACAAGATTAAAATTTTAATCAATGATAATAGTCCTCAAAACAATGGTGAGATAAATTGGATTTTCAATGGTTTGATTGACCCAGTTACTTATAGAGATCTAGTGAATTTATGTGATGGTAAGGGAACTATTCAAGTACTTGATATGGCTGTTATAGATGATTCTAATTAA
- the IZH3 gene encoding Izh3p (similar to Saccharomyces cerevisiae IZH3 (YLR023C); ancestral locus Anc_5.197) has protein sequence MLMAAAQKGYNSYSNGNRLRRLKRKVVGVGEAGGSGGGSGGAGPEAGGYSLLSSASRLSAAAVNNRYSQYVLSTLLRRKPAQRAAVERRAGERVPGSPGRVHAKHGHLHKQDAEVGDLNSMYSDSNTLVNSAQHNAYASSSSAASSVIFEDELTLLDSPPATIEEVAEVALPTASADVKNYIKTFNHSTARELGKSQHLHYYQLPFAWRENPFIINGYRFYSSHKRSFLSIVNWYGWHNETSNIWTHLLGGLYLIFLAMVDYPKSAIWNSDQVPFPAKLIVFVFLLAGMKCLFASMFWHTFNGTSILNLRSRFACVDYSGITLLITASIMTTEFVTMYDYKFSLYLYMSISSVLGLFGVFMNWSPKFDRPEARPLRIKFFILLALMGCLSFLHLTLRTSWKFSASLVVPVTKKSLGWYLIGVFFYGSFIPERFRTDYIVDKSIPTETELSSDLTILTRHKHIHFRPSPTKHPKSVKCCCHAHSFKSLWWVDYFGASHTIWHFFVVLGVIGHYHAILDMFAKRWIV, from the coding sequence ATGTTGATGGCAGCGGCCCAGAAGGGCTACAACAGCTATAGCAATGGAAACAGACTCCGCCGGTTGAAGAGGAAGGTGGTCGGTGTCGGCGAGGCTGGCGGCAGTGGAGGTGGCAGCGGTGGCGCGGGGCCAGAGGCTGGCGGCTACTCGCTGCTGAGCAGCGCCAGCCGGCTGTCGGCGGCGGCGGTCAACAACAGATACTCTCAGTACGTTCTCAGCACGCTGCTGCGCCGGAAACCGGCGCAACGGGCGGCGGTGGAGCGCAGGGCTGGTGAGCGCGTGCCGGGCTCACCTGGGCGTGTGCACGCCAAGCACGGGCACCTGCACAAGCAGGACGCCGAGGTGGGGGACTTGAACTCGATGTATTCGGACTCGAATACGCTGGTCAATAGCGCGCAGCACAACGCGTACgcgtcgtcgtcgtcggCTGCGTCTTCGGTCATCTTCGAGGACGAGCTCACGTTGCTGGACTCGCCGCCGGCCACGATAGAGGAGGTTGCGGAGGTTGCGCTTCCAACGGCGTCGGCGGACGTGAAAAATTACATCAAGACTTTCAACCACTCCACGGCTCGCGAGCTGGGGAAATCGCAGCACTTGCATTACTACCAGCTGCCGTTTGCGTGGAGGGAAAATCCGTTCATCATCAACGGATATCGTTTCTACAGCTCACACAAAAGGTCTTTTCTGTCGATTGTCAATTGGTACGGCTGGCACAACGAAACGTCGAACATCTGGACCCATTTGCTTGGCGGCTTGTACCTGATTTTCCTGGCGATGGTTGACTATCCAAAGTCGGCGATTTGGAACTCGGATCAGGTCCCGTTCCCGGCGAAGTTGATCGTTTTCGTTTTCCTGTTGGCAGGAATGAAGTGTTTGTTTGCGTCGATGTTTTGGCATACTTTCAATGGCACTTCGATCTTGAACCTGCGTTCGAGATTCGCTTGTGTCGATTACTCCGGTATCACTTTGCTCATCACTGCTTCAATCATGACGACCGAATTTGTTACAATGTACGACTACAAATTTTCACTATATCTTTACATGTCAATATCATCTGTTTTAGGTTTGTTCGGTGTGTTTATGAACTGGTCACCAAAATTCGATAGGCCGGAAGCAAGGCCGTTGAGaatcaagtttttcatcCTTTTAGCACTAATGGGGTGTTTGTCTTTCTTGCATTTAACGTTGAGAACTAGCTGGAAATTTTCCGCTTCACTTGTTGTACCAGTGACTAAAAAATCGCTCGGTTGGTATCTGATTGGTGTTTTCTTTTACGGCTCATTCATCCCAGAAAGATTTAGAACTGACTATATCGTCGATAAATCCATCCCTACAGAAACTGAGTTGTCATCTGATCTAACGATTTTAACCAGACATAAACATATTCATTTTAGGCCCTCGCCTACAAAACATCCAAAGTCAGTGAAATGCTGTTGCCATGCCCATTCTTTCAAGTCCCTTTGGTGGGTCGATTACTTTGGTGCATCTCATACAATATGGCATTTTTTCGTTGTGCTTGGTGTTATTGGTCATTATCATGCTATACTTGATATGTTTGCCAAAAGATGGATTGTCTAA
- a CDS encoding uncharacterized protein (similar to Saccharomyces cerevisiae YEH1 (YLL012W) and YEH2 (YLR020C); ancestral locus Anc_5.200): MLEAISDFIYRVISGTILGCFLLVLSLLALWHNFVTAHFRHHHDFRDTRSSKTTIIPKQEPHSPRRQKKRHQSLSVSSCSPLNVEEDEDNNIEFDHTITSTDTRPDSNDSSLSDIGTANTSIDSTYNLANHQYVYDKNFTKKNRSELEDNPFQDVLAAEDMKLVPDLKYYYKQYNIEIEEFEVETEDGFIIDLWHLKHDTDSLEKDNERNPDLHPILMLHGLLQSSGSFASSGRKSLAYFLHQSGFDIWLGNNRCGLKPKWNMSALGFDKRKKWDWDMDQMVQYDLKALIETVLSKCKHEKLTLMSHSQGTTQGFMGLVNGELLYGTDFKLSEKLENFVALAPAVYPGPLLDEKQFVKFMAKGIDNPWIFGNKAFLPLMLLMKKITNGVIIIPFMSYVMFNYLFDWNDSLWDKPLRDRHFLFSPVYISVKLMQWWLSPLDNKMSFKKGAGTLFPDSKTWFPVEDGNPVAKPEGLHLNSTRQSKKDYPHFMMFIPRQDRLVDGERLINHFINHESNSLYKIWYIDEYSHLDVLWAHDVIDRIGQPIVENLRLPKRSQVGRAN; encoded by the coding sequence ATGCTGGAGGCAATCTCTGATTTTATATATCGAGTAATATCGGGAACTATACTAGGTTGTTTCCTCCTGGTGCTATCTTTGTTGGCATTATGGCACAATTTTGTAACTGCACATTTTAGACATCATCACGATTTTAGAGATACAAGAAGTTCCAAGACTACCATTATACCCAAACAGGAACCACATAGCCCAAGACGCCAAAAGAAACGGCATCAATCTCTATCGGTATCATCGTGCTCACCGTTGAATGTcgaagaggatgaagataatAATATCGAGTTTGATCACACGATAACTAGCACAGACACAAGACCAGATAGTAATGACAGCTCATTGAGTGATATCGGAACTGCAAACACGTCCATTGATTCAACCTACAACCTTGCAAATCATCAATATGTCTACgataaaaattttaccAAAAAGAATCGTTCTGAACTCGAAGATAATCCATTTCAAGACGTACTAGCTGCTGAGGATATGAAACTGGTGCCTGATTTAAAATATTACTATAAACAATATAATATCGAGatagaagaatttgaagttgAGACTGAGGATGGGTTTATTATTGATTTATGGCATTTAAAACATGATACCGATAGTTTAGAAAAAGACAATGAGAGAAATCCTGATTTGCACCCAATTCTAATGTTACATGGACTTTTACAAAGCAGTGGATCGTTCGCTTcaagtggaagaaaatcaCTGGCATATTTCCTCCATCAGTCGGGCTTTGACATTTGGCTAGGTAACAATAGATGCGGTCTTAAACCAAAATGGAATATGAGTGCCCTAGGATTcgataaaagaaaaaaatgggatTGGGATATGGATCAAATGGTTCAATATGATTTAAAAGCACTTATTGAAACAGTATTGTCAAAATGTAAGCACGAGAAATTAACCTTAATGTCACATTCTCAAGGAACTACTCAAGGATTCATGGGACTAGTCAATGGCGAACTTTTATATGGAACAGATTTTAAACTAAGTGAAAAActagaaaattttgttgCGCTAGCTCCTGCAGTTTACCCTGGACCATTATTAGATGAAAAGCAGTTTGTTAAATTCATGGCCAAAGGTATTGATAATCCGTGGATCTTTGGCAATAAAGCCTTTTTACCATTGATgcttttgatgaagaaaattaCAAATGGTGTGATAATTATTCCCTTTATGTCATACGTCATGTTCAATTATCTGTTTGATTGGAACGATTCACTGTGGGATAAACCTCTAAGGGATCGtcatttcttattttctCCCGTTTACATATCAGTCAAACTAATGCAATGGTGGTTAAGTCCTCTGGATAATAAGATGAGCTTTAAAAAAGGTGCCGGTACTTTGTTCCCAGATTCCAAAACCTGGTTCCCGGTCGAGGATGGTAATCCAGTCGCTAAACCAGAAGGTCTTCATCTTAATAGTACAAGACAAAGCAAGAAAGATTATCCACACTTTATGATGTTTATTCCTAGGCAGGACCGTTTGGTTGACGGAGAAAGGTTGATTaatcatttcatcaatcaTGAGTCAAATTCTCTTTACAAAATTTGGTATATTGATGAGTATTCTCATTTAGATGTTCTTTGGGCACATGATGTTATTGATAGAATAGGTCAACCGATTGTTGAAAACCTGAGACTTCCAAAACGGTCGCAAGTAGGTCGAGCCAACTaa
- the PSR1 gene encoding phosphatase (similar to Saccharomyces cerevisiae PSR1 (YLL010C) and PSR2 (YLR019W); ancestral locus Anc_5.202), which yields MGFISSILCCLTDSPKSKTQSQVNSGKKVSQITPINSSSKKSAIHSSLSNSSQKMIHGTRPVNSKNIDKKSRSKEKELENDRIYSKSNDNVTDKGRAPTKKRYNSTNTNLTKKRGQAMRAPPIHGLAEMEKDSDNEKKDSENGEVEEVNDDDNEGKETVDTPNKDKEKLDVDASNEKETQAVYVYNGETDTSTGGSSYDHPQQKANQEPFQPHAVGTVQPSIQTETTSPNQPRSLNEQELITTVHEGENYSSADDTDTGLQKRSSNNDEEGDYDMAPPYEEDEEYFDLTELQPGQTHAMGFNTLLAPQDPKFSGKKCLVLDLDETLVHSSFKYIRTADFVLPVDIDDQIHNVYVIKRPGVDEFLKRVGALYEVVVFTASVSRYGDPLLDILDKHKMIHHRLFRESCYNYEGNYIKNLSQIGRPLSEIIILDNSPASYIFHPQHAIPISSWFSDTHDNELLDIIPLLEDLSERSVPDVGKVLDVTI from the coding sequence ATGGGATTTATATCTTCGATCTTGTGTTGTTTAACGGATTCTCCAAAGTCAAAAACACAAAGCCAGGTTAACTCAGGCAAGAAAGTTTCACAAATCACCCCTATCAATTCAAGCAGCAAAAAATCTGCTATTCACTCGTCCCTTTCGAATTCATCTCAAAAGATGATTCATGGAACAAGGCCAGTAAACTCCAAAAACATTGACAAAAAGAGCCGGTCAAAGGAAAAGGAGCTAGAAAATGACAGAATCTATTCCAAGAGTAATGATAATGTAACTGACAAGGGCAGAGCGCCGACGAAGAAACGTTATAACAGCACGAATACCAATttgacaaagaaaagagggCAAGCCATGAGGGCCCCGCCTATTCATGGCTTGGCTGAGATGGAAAAGGATTCAGATAATGAGAAGAAGGATTCTGAAAATGGAGAAGTGGAGGAAGtgaatgatgatgataatgagGGCAAGGAGACTGTAGATACGCCTAACAAAGATAAGGAAAAGCTTGACGTCGATGCTTCTAACGAGAAGGAAACTCAAGCAGTTTATGTTTACAATGGTGAAACCGACACTAGTACTGGTGGCTCTAGCTATGATCACCCACAGCAAAAGGCAAATCAAGAACCATTTCAGCCACACGCAGTAGGAACAGTACAACCGTCTATTCAAACTGAAACAACTTCCCCTAACCAGCCTAGATCTCTAAACGAACAGGAGCTAATTACAACAGTTCACGAAGGTGAAAATTACAGCAGTGCTGATGACACGGATACTGGTTTGCAAAAGAGATCGAgcaataatgatgaagagggcGACTATGACATGGCACCGCCCTATGAAGAGGACGAggaatattttgatctGACGGAACTACAACCTGGACAAACACATGCTATGGGCTTCAACACCTTACTTGCCCCTCAGgatccaaaattttctggTAAAAAATGCTTAGTATTGGACTTAGACGAAACTTTGGTTCATTCATCTTTTAAGTATATAAGAACCGCagattttgttttaccGGTCGATATTGATGATCAAATTCATAATGTTTATGTCATAAAAAGACCTGGAGTCGatgaatttttaaaaagGGTTGGTGCTCTTTATGAGGTAGTCGTCTTTACCGCAAGTGTTTCAAGATATGGTGACCCTTTATTAGATATATTAGACAAGCATAAAATGATTCATCACCGACTATTCAGAGAATCCTGTTATAATTATGAAGGTAACTATATTAAGAACCTATCACAAATTGGAAGACCTCTTTCCGAAATAATAATTCTCGATAATTCACCTGCTTCTTATATTTTCCATCCTCAACATGCAATCCCTATATCCTCCTGGTTTTCCGATACACATGATAATGAATTACTCGATATTATCCCTCTTTTAGAGGACCTTTCGGAAAGATCAGTACCAGACGTCGGTAAGGTGTTAGATGTAACAATCTAG
- the PUF3 gene encoding mRNA-binding protein PUF3 (similar to Saccharomyces cerevisiae PUF3 (YLL013C); ancestral locus Anc_5.196) has translation MSVNGVSDKDPWAALCHSSNTSPILNQTAMNSNANNMDSELASIVSSLSALSNGNNNPGSHQQQQHLPQQSQLGGYRRSSVGASSNNQELDVYAASMQPPPPPHSQTRAALSVGTAPAYSKQRTRLLNNHYSASIAGPIMFTEAVGAGGGGGFFEKFGKSLIEGTRELEKQPSEQDGPARRASVNSESPEGQHKTIWNVAQAPVFKPNQDTFNQFPLSLASQYPATFESNLESQQRPNLEPNQQPFFYMSSDISVPPQPAPKPQSEPKHYSKPTKKQQTNPYLDVSKKFTNNTKSPTRIASPSQPHQQQQHTPHNAPKHANITSRSPLLEEFRSNTNEKVYSLKDIVGYVLEFCKDQHGSRFIQHELSVATNSEREVIFNEIRDFAIELSDDVFGNYVIQKFFEFGSKTQKDILVHQFKGRMKFLSMKMYSCRVIQKSLEYIDLQQRIDLVNELSNCVLQMIKDQNGNHVIQKSIERIQLKHLPFILDSLNGQIYHLSTHSYGCRVIQRLLEFGNESDQLKILVELMDFIPYLIQDQYGNYVIQHILQQNSKTSFDEMIKIKQKIIEIVSKNVVEFSKHKFASNVVEKAILFGSPDQKKLIVSQILPIDENHAVDLNDNSPLILMMKDQFANYVVQKLVGVSKGNDQKLIVIAIRSYLERLNKSDSMGNRHLASVEKLASLVENVKI, from the coding sequence ATGTCGGTTAATGGCGTCTCCGATAAGGACCCCTGGGCAGCCCTCTGCCATTCTTCAAACACAAGTCCCATTCTGAACCAGACTGCGATGAACAGCAACGCCAACAACATGGATTCGGAGCTGGCGTCGATAGTGTCGTCGCTGAGCGCGTTGTCGAACGGCAACAACAACCCGGGCAGCcatcagcagcagcagcatcTGCCACAGCAGTCGCAGCTGGGCGGTTACCGCAGGTCGAGTGTGGGTGCGTCGTCCAACAACCAGGAGCTGGACGTGTACGCTGCGAGCATGCAGCCGCCGCCGCCGCCGCACTCGCAGACGAGGGCTGCGCTGAGCGTCGGCACTGCTCCGGCATACTCGAAGCAGCGCACGCGTCTCCTTAATAACCACTATTCAGCCAGTATTGCGGGCCCCATCATGTTCACCGAGGCCGTGGGTGCGGGCGGCGGCGGCGGGTTCTTCGAGAAATTCGGCAAGTCTCTGATTGAAGGCACAAGGGAGCTCGAGAAGCAGCCCAGCGAGCAGGATGGCCCGGCCAGAAGAGCGTCTGTCAACTCGGAGAGCCCGGAGGGCCAGCACAAAACCATCTGGAATGTTGCTCAAGCGCCCGTTTTCAAGCCAAACCAGGACACGTTCAATCAGTTCCCGCTGAGTTTGGCCAGTCAGTATCCCGCCACCTTCGAGTCGAACTTGGAGTCACAGCAGCGACCAAACCTGGAGCCCAACCAACAGCCGTTTTTCTACATGTCAAGCGATATTTCTGTCCCACCGCAGCCCGCGCCGAAGCCCCAGAGCGAGCCGAAACACTACAGTAAACCTACCAAGAAACAGCAGACGAACCCATATCTGGATGTGTCGAAAAAGTTTACAAATAATACGAAATCGCCCACGAGAATCGCATCGCCATCGCAGCCacatcaacagcaacaacatACGCCGCACAACGCGCCAAAACATGCAAACATTACGTCGCGATCGCCACTGTTGGAAGAATTCAGATCAAatacaaatgaaaaggtGTATTCTCTAAAAGATATCGTTGGCTATGTTTTGGAGTTCTGTAAGGATCAGCATGGCTCGAGATTCATTCAGCATGAATTGTCCGTCGCGACAAACTCTGAAAGGGAGGTTATATTTAATGAGATCAGAGATTTCGCAATCGAATTGAGCGATGACGTTTTTGGTAATTACGTTAtccagaaattttttgaatttggttCAAAGACACAAAAGGATATTCTAGTGCATCAATTCAAAGGTAGGATGAAGTTTCTTTCGATGAAGATGTACTCGTGTCGtgtcattcaaaaatctctAGAATATATCGATTTGCAACAAAGAATCGACTTGGTTAATGAATTATCAAACTGCGTTCTACAAATGATCAAAGACCAAAATGGCAACCATgttattcaaaaatcaattgaaagaattcagTTAAAACATCTTCCATTTATATTGGATTCATTGAATGGTcaaatttaccatttgtCAACACATTCTTATGGTTGTCGCGTCATCCAAAGGCTGTTGGAGTTTGGTAACGAGTctgatcaattgaaaattctaGTTGAACTAATGGATTTTATTCCTTATCTAATTCAAGATCAATATGGTAACTATGTTATTCAACATATTTTACAGCAGAATTCCAAAACatcttttgatgaaatgatcaagatcaaacaaaaaatcattgaaatcgtttcaaaaaatgttgtcgaattttcaaagcatAAGTTTGCATCAAATGTTGTTGAAAAGGCGATACTTTTTGGCTCTCCagatcaaaagaaattgattgTTTCACAAATCCTGccaattgatgaaaaccATGCTGTTGATTTAAATGATAATTCACCACTGATCCTTATGATGAAGGATCAATTCGCAAATTACGTTGTTCAAAAGCTTGTTGGTGTTTCGAAAGGTAatgatcaaaaattgatcgTAATCGCAATTAGATCATATCTCGAAAGGCTGAACAAATCTGATTCAATGGGTAATAGACATCTAGCAAGTGTTGAAAAACTGGCTTCATTAgttgaaaatgttaaaaTATGA